Proteins from a genomic interval of Gammaproteobacteria bacterium:
- a CDS encoding bifunctional aspartate kinase/diaminopimelate decarboxylase has product MSASWVVLKFGGASVATAAGWDTVARLVHRRLKQGVRPIVVHSAVAGVTDQLEALIELARRNEHAGLERELGDHHRELAREMNIEDPDGCLRPELENLAQLLRGIALTGEAGYRARVKVLALGERLAGRFGAAALELKGISISPVNPAKLLRAEARDWASERDSMLHAVCAHDPDPEAAALLESLPGVPLTQGFIARNAEGEEVLLGRGGSDVSAAALAASIGALRLEMWTDVPGIFSADPREISGARLLRRLSYAEAQEIATSGGGVLHPLSIAPLRESRIGMTVRSTLHPELPGTAVGPAEESDSAQVKAVMLHGGVPLVSLETLGMWRRVGFLKEVFTCFGDLGLSVDLVSTSESNVTVTLDTDPEVLTPALMDRLRSQLERIGQVTITTNTSVVTLVGRRIRAVLHEVGPALEAFREQPIHLLSQAASDLNISFVVEPAQARRLAQRLHGRLIVPDDGDELFGPAWEELTQATPVAPAGADAPWWAERRGELLKLAEERGATYAYSLERVAAQAQRLNGLESIDRVYYAIKANSNPGVLRRVRDSGLEFECVSPGEVRLLRELFPDHDPGRILFTPNFAARSEYAEALEAGVQLTVDNLGVLRDWPQLFAGRDLFLRLDPGVGRGLHRHVRTAGVHSKFGVPLFEVQRAARAAADAGARVIGLHAHMGSGVMDPGAWAPIAETLLECLEHFPDARVVNLGGGLGVPQHGGEQGLDLAELDANLARCREGAPRELEFWLEPGRYVVAEAGVLLARVTQVKGKSGARYVGVETGMNSLIRPALYGSYHEVHNLTRLDEPATRLVNVVGPICESGDVLARDRMLPECREGDVLLFANAGAYGRVMASNYNLREPAAEEVIA; this is encoded by the coding sequence ATGAGCGCGTCCTGGGTAGTGCTGAAGTTCGGCGGGGCCAGCGTGGCGACGGCGGCCGGCTGGGACACGGTCGCGCGCCTCGTGCATCGCCGCCTCAAGCAGGGGGTGCGGCCCATCGTCGTGCACTCGGCCGTGGCCGGCGTTACCGACCAGTTGGAAGCCCTGATCGAACTGGCGCGCCGCAACGAGCACGCCGGCCTCGAGCGGGAGCTGGGCGACCACCACCGCGAACTGGCCCGGGAAATGAATATCGAAGACCCGGACGGCTGCCTGCGACCGGAACTGGAGAACCTGGCGCAGTTGCTTCGCGGCATCGCCCTGACCGGCGAGGCAGGCTACCGGGCCCGGGTCAAGGTGCTGGCGCTGGGCGAGCGGCTGGCCGGGCGGTTTGGGGCCGCCGCGCTGGAGCTCAAGGGCATCTCGATATCCCCGGTGAATCCCGCGAAGTTGTTGCGGGCCGAGGCGCGGGACTGGGCCAGCGAACGCGACTCCATGCTGCACGCGGTGTGCGCACACGATCCCGATCCCGAAGCGGCCGCATTGCTCGAAAGCCTTCCGGGCGTGCCGCTGACGCAGGGATTCATAGCCCGCAATGCCGAGGGCGAGGAAGTGCTGCTGGGCCGGGGGGGTTCCGACGTATCGGCGGCCGCGCTGGCCGCGTCCATTGGCGCCCTGCGGCTGGAAATGTGGACCGACGTGCCCGGGATATTCAGCGCCGATCCGCGGGAAATCAGCGGCGCCAGGCTGTTGCGCAGGCTCAGCTACGCCGAAGCGCAGGAGATCGCCACATCCGGCGGCGGCGTGCTGCACCCGCTGTCGATCGCCCCGCTGCGCGAAAGCCGGATCGGCATGACCGTGCGTTCGACGCTGCACCCCGAACTGCCCGGCACCGCCGTGGGGCCGGCCGAGGAGTCCGACAGCGCGCAGGTCAAGGCGGTCATGCTGCACGGCGGCGTGCCGCTGGTCTCGCTGGAAACGCTGGGGATGTGGCGCCGTGTCGGGTTTCTCAAGGAGGTATTCACCTGCTTCGGCGACCTCGGGCTTTCGGTGGACCTGGTTTCCACGTCCGAGAGCAACGTGACGGTCACGCTGGACACCGACCCCGAAGTGCTGACGCCGGCGCTGATGGACCGTCTGCGGTCGCAACTGGAGCGCATCGGCCAGGTGACCATCACGACCAATACCAGCGTCGTGACCCTGGTCGGAAGGCGCATCCGCGCGGTGCTGCACGAGGTTGGGCCGGCGCTGGAAGCGTTTCGCGAGCAGCCCATTCATCTCTTGAGCCAGGCGGCCAGCGACCTGAACATCAGCTTCGTCGTGGAGCCGGCGCAGGCCCGCCGCCTTGCGCAGCGTTTGCACGGGCGGCTGATCGTGCCGGATGACGGCGACGAGCTGTTCGGCCCCGCCTGGGAGGAACTGACGCAGGCGACTCCGGTTGCGCCCGCCGGCGCCGATGCGCCCTGGTGGGCCGAACGGCGCGGCGAATTGCTCAAGCTGGCCGAAGAGCGCGGCGCGACCTACGCCTACAGCCTCGAGCGGGTCGCGGCGCAGGCGCAGCGGCTCAATGGGCTTGAATCGATAGACCGCGTCTATTACGCGATCAAGGCCAACTCGAACCCCGGCGTGCTGCGGCGCGTTCGCGACAGCGGTCTGGAGTTCGAGTGCGTATCGCCCGGCGAGGTCCGGCTGCTGCGCGAGCTGTTCCCGGATCACGACCCCGGTCGCATCCTGTTCACGCCGAATTTCGCGGCTCGGTCCGAGTACGCCGAAGCGCTGGAGGCCGGCGTTCAGTTGACCGTGGACAACCTGGGCGTGCTGCGCGACTGGCCGCAACTTTTCGCCGGAAGGGACCTGTTCCTTCGACTGGACCCCGGCGTGGGGCGCGGACTGCACCGGCATGTGCGCACGGCCGGCGTGCATTCCAAGTTCGGCGTGCCGCTGTTTGAAGTGCAGCGGGCCGCCAGGGCCGCCGCCGATGCGGGCGCACGGGTCATCGGGCTGCACGCCCACATGGGAAGCGGCGTGATGGATCCCGGCGCATGGGCCCCGATAGCCGAGACGCTGCTGGAGTGCCTGGAGCACTTTCCGGATGCACGCGTGGTGAATCTCGGCGGCGGGCTGGGCGTGCCCCAGCACGGCGGCGAGCAGGGCCTGGACCTCGCGGAGCTGGACGCCAACCTGGCGCGCTGCCGCGAAGGCGCGCCCCGGGAACTGGAGTTCTGGCTCGAGCCCGGCCGCTACGTCGTGGCCGAGGCCGGCGTGCTGCTGGCGCGCGTGACCCAGGTCAAGGGCAAGAGCGGCGCCCGATATGTGGGCGTGGAGACCGGAATGAACTCGCTGATACGACCGGCGCTGTATGGGTCCTATCACGAGGTGCACAACCTCACCCGGCTGGACGAGCCGGCGACGCGGCTGGTCAACGTGGTGGGCCCGATCTGCGAGAGCGGCGACGTGCTGGCCCGCGACCGCATGCTGCCCGAGTGCCGCGAGGGCGACGTGCTGCTGTTCGCCAACGCCGGCGCCTACGGCCGTGTGATGGCCTCGAATTACAACCTGAGGGAACCCGCGGCGGAGGAGGTGATCGCGTGA
- a CDS encoding FAD-binding oxidoreductase has product MNTRTVHQELASIVGGRNCVADAALLEPYLEEPRGRYHGESRLLVAPGSAGETAAVLACCNRRGVGVVPVGGRTGLCGGTHSQANEILLSLHRQRRVRDLGAGCLTAEAGCVLATLQERADEAGYLFPLSLGSEGSCQLGGVLSTNAGGIHVLRYGMAREMVLGLEVALPDGRVLSDLKPLAKDNTGYDIKQLFIGSEGTLGVITAAALRLYPRPQVRITALLGVSGADQAVELFRGAQSALGEELNAFELISRGAAQLCGVHLDGVPIPGDIDAPWLLCVEAAGAGPEELLAERLAGFLEDARERGELLDAVCAVSEAQREAIWRLRHGVPEAVRLSGPALRHDLAVPPERIAGFLDSALEVCRKHFPGAEPVPFGHVGDGNLHYSVPCPPDVDPERFLEQGRPLSAELRELAWSMDGSFSAEHGVGLMLKDELERLGDPVKLELMRALKRAMDPRGIMNPGKVLSA; this is encoded by the coding sequence ATGAACACGCGCACCGTCCATCAGGAGCTTGCCTCGATCGTCGGCGGGCGGAACTGCGTCGCCGACGCTGCACTGCTTGAGCCGTATCTCGAGGAGCCGCGCGGGCGCTACCACGGCGAGTCGCGGCTGCTGGTTGCTCCGGGCAGCGCCGGTGAAACTGCCGCCGTTCTGGCCTGCTGCAACAGGCGGGGCGTCGGCGTGGTGCCGGTGGGCGGCCGCACCGGTCTTTGCGGCGGCACCCATTCGCAAGCGAACGAGATACTGCTGAGCCTGCATCGCCAGAGGCGGGTGCGCGACCTGGGCGCCGGCTGCCTGACCGCCGAGGCCGGCTGCGTGCTGGCCACGCTGCAGGAACGAGCCGACGAGGCGGGCTACCTCTTTCCGCTGAGCCTGGGTTCGGAAGGCAGTTGCCAGCTGGGCGGGGTGCTGTCCACCAACGCCGGCGGCATTCACGTGCTGCGCTACGGCATGGCGCGCGAGATGGTGCTGGGGCTGGAGGTCGCGCTGCCGGACGGGCGGGTGCTGTCGGACCTGAAGCCGCTGGCCAAGGACAACACCGGTTACGACATCAAGCAGCTCTTCATCGGCTCGGAAGGCACGCTGGGCGTGATCACCGCGGCCGCGCTGCGCCTGTACCCGCGGCCGCAGGTCCGGATTACCGCGCTTCTGGGCGTGTCCGGGGCCGATCAGGCGGTTGAGCTCTTTCGCGGCGCGCAGTCGGCGCTGGGCGAGGAGCTCAACGCCTTCGAGCTGATATCACGCGGCGCGGCGCAATTGTGCGGGGTGCACCTGGACGGGGTTCCGATTCCGGGGGACATCGATGCGCCCTGGCTGCTCTGCGTCGAGGCGGCCGGAGCGGGACCGGAAGAATTGCTGGCCGAGCGCCTGGCCGGGTTCCTGGAAGACGCCCGCGAGCGGGGCGAGCTGCTCGATGCCGTATGCGCGGTCAGCGAGGCGCAGCGCGAGGCGATCTGGCGCCTGCGCCATGGCGTTCCCGAGGCGGTGCGCCTGTCCGGACCGGCGCTGCGCCATGACCTGGCCGTGCCGCCCGAACGCATTGCCGGCTTCCTCGATTCGGCGCTGGAGGTGTGCCGCAAGCACTTCCCGGGCGCCGAGCCCGTTCCGTTCGGACACGTGGGCGACGGCAACCTGCATTACTCCGTTCCCTGTCCGCCGGACGTCGATCCGGAGCGGTTCCTGGAGCAGGGCCGGCCGCTCAGCGCCGAACTCCGGGAACTGGCATGGTCGATGGACGGCAGCTTCAGCGCCGAGCACGGCGTGGGCCTGATGCTGAAGGACGAACTGGAACGGCTTGGCGATCCCGTCAAGCTTGAGTTGATGCGCGCGCTCAAGCGCGCCATGGATCCGCGCGGGATCATGAATCCCGGCAAGGTATTGAGCGCATGA
- a CDS encoding AI-2E family transporter, whose product MGCRWSEVQILSPRPFSFCRPSSPVPVMGQTLQRSSLLLLVAAVTAAFILLLADLLLAVFWAVVLAILFHGLYARLIPRLWNRRSLAAAAVLLVVLAGVVAPVLLLGWAVVRESSEFYAAVEGGALDPGAVLDTVGAWLPWVREILDNFGLDFEKMRSGLTSMVGNAARFAATGLVAAGQGALKLLLQLAVMLYLLFFFLRDGEKLVDTLVRILPLGDEREYELLGQFATVSRVSVTSLIVIGAVQGGLGGVTLALLGIGSPVLLGVLMGVLSVIPAVGPGLVWAPIAIWLFASGMWIQGLILVIVGVLVVGLADNLLRPILVGRTARLPDYLVLLATLGGLSVFGFSGLVIGPVLAALFLVSWRLFEEEFSPAENRDEP is encoded by the coding sequence ATGGGGTGCAGGTGGTCGGAGGTTCAAATCCTCTCGCCCCGACCATTTTCGTTTTGCCGACCTAGTTCACCAGTTCCAGTCATGGGCCAGACCCTTCAGCGCAGTTCCCTGTTATTGCTGGTCGCCGCGGTCACCGCGGCGTTCATCCTGCTGCTCGCCGACCTCCTGCTGGCGGTCTTCTGGGCGGTGGTGCTGGCGATTCTCTTCCACGGCCTGTATGCGCGCTTGATACCACGGCTCTGGAACCGGCGATCGCTGGCCGCGGCTGCGGTTCTCCTGGTCGTGCTGGCCGGCGTTGTGGCGCCGGTGCTGCTGCTGGGATGGGCTGTGGTGCGCGAATCCAGCGAGTTCTACGCCGCTGTCGAAGGGGGCGCGCTGGACCCCGGAGCGGTCCTGGATACGGTCGGCGCCTGGCTGCCCTGGGTGCGCGAGATCCTGGACAACTTCGGCCTGGACTTCGAGAAGATGCGTTCCGGGCTGACTTCGATGGTGGGCAACGCGGCCCGCTTCGCGGCCACCGGCCTGGTGGCCGCCGGACAAGGTGCGCTGAAGCTGCTGCTGCAACTGGCGGTAATGCTGTACCTGCTGTTTTTCTTCCTGCGCGACGGCGAAAAGCTCGTCGATACGCTGGTCCGCATCCTGCCGCTGGGCGACGAGCGCGAATACGAACTGCTCGGTCAGTTCGCGACCGTGTCCAGGGTGAGCGTGACCTCGCTGATCGTGATCGGCGCCGTGCAGGGCGGACTCGGGGGCGTCACGCTGGCGCTGCTGGGCATCGGCAGCCCGGTTCTGCTCGGCGTGCTGATGGGCGTGCTGTCGGTTATTCCGGCGGTCGGCCCCGGCCTGGTGTGGGCGCCGATTGCCATCTGGCTGTTCGCATCCGGCATGTGGATCCAGGGCCTGATCCTCGTGATCGTCGGCGTGCTGGTCGTAGGTCTGGCGGACAACCTGCTGCGGCCGATACTGGTGGGCCGGACCGCGCGGCTGCCCGACTACCTGGTGCTGCTGGCCACGCTGGGCGGGCTGTCGGTGTTCGGGTTCTCCGGGCTGGTCATCGGGCCGGTCCTGGCGGCGCTGTTCCTTGTTTCCTGGCGGCTTTTCGAAGAGGAATTCTCGCCGGCGGAAAACCGGGATGAGCCATGA
- a CDS encoding MerR family transcriptional regulator — translation MDQIDRDLKLPPIPAKRLFTIGEASALCQVEQHVLRYWEKEFPQLNPTKRRGGRRYYQPQDIMLIRQIRHLLQVEGYTLAGARQRLEGEDSRQDQSHMKQFVRQMRVELEELHRLLR, via the coding sequence CTGGACCAGATTGACCGGGACCTGAAGCTGCCGCCGATTCCGGCGAAACGCCTCTTCACCATCGGCGAGGCCAGCGCGCTGTGCCAGGTGGAACAACATGTGCTGCGTTACTGGGAAAAGGAATTTCCGCAACTCAACCCCACCAAGCGACGCGGCGGACGCCGCTACTACCAGCCGCAGGACATCATGCTGATCCGCCAGATCCGGCATCTGCTGCAGGTCGAGGGCTATACGCTGGCCGGCGCCCGGCAGCGCCTGGAGGGCGAGGATTCGCGCCAGGACCAGAGTCACATGAAGCAATTCGTTCGCCAGATGCGGGTCGAACTGGAGGAGTTGCACCGTTTGCTGCGATAG
- a CDS encoding integration host factor subunit alpha: MKRNMLTRAGIVSSLHANIGMSKQESAMVVNAVFESISDALVGGNRVKISGFGNFDLRDKGERPGRNPRTGESIPISVRRVVTFSAGQKLRQLVEAGAGPD, from the coding sequence ATGAAACGAAACATGCTTACCCGGGCCGGGATTGTCAGCTCCCTGCACGCCAATATCGGCATGAGCAAGCAGGAAAGCGCGATGGTCGTCAACGCGGTTTTCGAGAGCATCAGCGATGCGCTGGTGGGCGGCAACCGCGTGAAGATCTCGGGTTTCGGCAACTTCGATCTGCGCGACAAGGGCGAGCGGCCGGGGCGCAATCCGCGCACCGGGGAAAGCATTCCGATCAGCGTGCGCAGGGTAGTGACCTTTTCCGCGGGCCAGAAACTGAGGCAACTGGTGGAAGCGGGTGCTGGACCAGATTGA
- the pheT gene encoding phenylalanine--tRNA ligase subunit beta — MKIDMAWLREWCDPGVGDEALAHQLTMAGVEVDDLVSGADGSAVLELALTPNRADCFSVRGVAREVSALFSAPLSARDVAETTAAIDVRRELGLVAPEACPRFAGRVIEGLDPGAETPDFIRRRLAAAGERPQHLLVDVTNYVMLEMGQPMHAYDLERLNGDLCARWAKPGESLTLLDGTELKLESDVLVIADEKQAVAAAGIMGELASAVGDGTTGVLLESAFFAPGAVAGRARRLGLQTEASLRFERGVDPSGQVEAIERATELIIAAAGGKPGPVIDSVSAKHLPERGAIDLRRGRLSALLGVELPDGDVSAMLRRLTMAVEETEAGWRVKPPSFRFDLAEEADLVEEIARVHGYENIPETPANWSAHPSASTERQVDPDRVRALLVDRGYHECLNYSFLDEESHKPFHSGGQEIELANPLSGELSVLRRSLWPGLLRNYRTNRDRGTTDARLFEIGVCFSGKPVDIREETWLAGLLAGGAMPEQWGARRRDADFFDARGDVESILALDGPDREFDFRAAGHPGLRPGRSVRVLRGEDEVGWVGELHPELADGGPAPQLFALRLDAALDSDAARVTEVSRFPAVRRDLSLVAPPSVQVGDLLGAIRSQAGEWMREVIVFDVYEDRKSLNSDARSVGLGLIFQSISRTLTDAEVDRAVADAVSLLVEKFGVSVRQ; from the coding sequence ATGAAGATCGATATGGCATGGCTGCGCGAGTGGTGCGATCCGGGGGTCGGCGACGAGGCCCTGGCGCACCAGCTCACGATGGCCGGCGTGGAAGTCGACGACCTGGTATCCGGTGCCGACGGTTCCGCCGTCCTGGAACTGGCGTTGACGCCCAACCGGGCCGACTGCTTCTCGGTTCGCGGCGTGGCGCGCGAAGTTTCGGCATTGTTTTCCGCGCCGCTGTCGGCGCGGGACGTGGCGGAGACGACGGCCGCGATCGATGTTCGGAGAGAACTGGGGCTGGTTGCGCCCGAGGCCTGCCCGCGTTTCGCCGGCCGCGTGATCGAGGGCCTCGACCCCGGGGCGGAGACGCCCGATTTCATCAGGAGGCGTCTTGCCGCCGCCGGCGAACGGCCGCAGCACCTGCTCGTGGACGTGACCAACTACGTGATGCTCGAGATGGGCCAGCCGATGCATGCCTACGACCTTGAACGGCTGAACGGCGATCTTTGCGCGCGCTGGGCGAAACCGGGCGAATCGCTGACCCTGCTGGACGGGACCGAACTGAAGCTGGAATCCGACGTGCTGGTGATCGCCGACGAAAAGCAGGCGGTCGCCGCCGCCGGGATCATGGGCGAGCTCGCCAGCGCGGTGGGCGACGGGACGACCGGCGTTCTGCTGGAATCGGCGTTCTTTGCTCCCGGCGCCGTGGCGGGCAGGGCCCGCAGGCTGGGGCTGCAAACTGAAGCTTCGCTGCGGTTCGAACGCGGCGTGGACCCGTCCGGCCAGGTCGAGGCGATCGAGCGGGCGACCGAACTGATCATTGCGGCGGCGGGCGGAAAGCCGGGGCCGGTGATCGATTCGGTCTCCGCGAAACACCTGCCGGAACGCGGGGCGATCGACCTGAGGCGCGGGCGGCTGTCAGCGCTGCTGGGAGTCGAGTTGCCCGACGGGGACGTGTCCGCCATGCTGCGGCGGCTGACCATGGCCGTGGAGGAGACCGAAGCGGGCTGGCGGGTCAAGCCGCCGTCGTTCCGGTTCGACCTGGCCGAGGAGGCGGACCTGGTGGAGGAAATCGCGCGCGTTCACGGCTACGAGAACATTCCCGAGACGCCGGCGAACTGGAGCGCGCATCCCTCCGCGTCCACCGAGCGGCAGGTCGATCCCGACCGGGTGCGGGCGCTGCTGGTCGATCGCGGCTACCACGAGTGCCTGAACTACAGCTTCCTCGACGAGGAATCGCACAAACCGTTTCATTCCGGCGGGCAGGAAATCGAATTGGCCAATCCGCTGTCCGGAGAACTTTCGGTGCTGCGCCGGTCGCTGTGGCCGGGGCTGCTGCGCAACTACCGGACCAATCGCGACCGCGGGACGACGGACGCCCGGCTGTTCGAAATCGGCGTCTGCTTTTCCGGCAAGCCCGTCGACATCCGCGAGGAAACCTGGCTGGCGGGATTGCTGGCCGGCGGCGCGATGCCGGAACAGTGGGGCGCACGCCGGCGCGATGCGGACTTCTTCGATGCCCGCGGCGACGTCGAGTCCATCCTGGCCCTGGACGGCCCGGACCGCGAGTTCGATTTCCGGGCCGCCGGGCATCCCGGCCTTCGTCCCGGACGTTCGGTGCGGGTCCTTCGCGGCGAGGACGAAGTGGGCTGGGTGGGCGAGCTGCATCCGGAGCTTGCCGACGGGGGACCGGCGCCCCAACTGTTTGCGCTGCGCCTGGACGCGGCGCTCGATTCCGATGCGGCCCGGGTGACCGAGGTTTCCCGTTTCCCCGCCGTGCGCCGAGACCTTTCCCTGGTTGCGCCGCCGTCGGTGCAAGTCGGCGACCTGCTCGGCGCGATCCGCTCGCAAGCGGGCGAATGGATGCGCGAAGTGATCGTTTTTGATGTTTACGAGGATCGCAAGAGTTTGAACTCTGATGCAAGAAGCGTGGGTTTAGGCTTGATTTTTCAGTCAATTTCGCGCACACTAACGGACGCGGAAGTGGACCGGGCCGTTGCGGACGCCGTTTCGCTTCTGGTGGAGAAGTTTGGGGTCAGCGTTCGGCAATGA
- the pheS gene encoding phenylalanine--tRNA ligase subunit alpha translates to MGDLQDRAREALAEIESAATPEALEELRVRLLGRKGEITAQLKALGSLPPQERPAAGKAVNEAKNAISAAIAGRKRALSERRLDEELSEGGIDVTLPGRGIPPGARHPVTRTIRRMRDILTGAGFSARSGPEVEDEFHNFTALNMPENHPARAMHDTFYLPSGMLLRTHTSPVQIRSMLAEGAPLKIISLGRVFRRDSDQTHTPVFHQVEGLAVDEGVSLANLKSLLHEFAERFFERKVEVRFRASYFPFTEPSAEMDVRWGDGGWLEILGCGMVHPEVLRHGGVDPERYTGYAFGMGVERMAMLRYGVKDIRRFFENDIRFLGQFAP, encoded by the coding sequence ATGGGGGATCTTCAGGACAGGGCGCGCGAAGCGCTGGCGGAGATCGAATCCGCCGCCACGCCGGAGGCGCTGGAAGAGCTCCGGGTCCGGCTGCTGGGGCGCAAGGGCGAGATCACCGCGCAACTGAAGGCGCTGGGTTCGCTGCCGCCGCAGGAGCGTCCCGCGGCGGGCAAGGCGGTCAACGAAGCCAAGAACGCGATCAGCGCCGCGATCGCGGGGCGCAAGCGGGCCCTGAGCGAGCGCCGGCTTGACGAGGAACTGAGCGAGGGCGGCATCGACGTGACGCTGCCGGGCCGCGGCATTCCGCCCGGCGCCCGTCATCCGGTCACGCGCACGATCCGGAGGATGCGGGACATCCTTACCGGCGCCGGTTTCTCCGCCCGGTCGGGTCCGGAGGTGGAAGACGAGTTCCACAATTTCACGGCCCTGAACATGCCCGAGAACCATCCGGCCCGGGCCATGCACGACACCTTCTACCTGCCGTCCGGCATGCTGCTCAGGACGCACACCTCGCCGGTGCAGATACGGTCGATGCTGGCCGAGGGCGCGCCGCTGAAGATCATCTCGCTGGGACGGGTGTTCCGGCGCGACTCGGACCAGACGCATACGCCGGTTTTCCACCAGGTCGAGGGACTTGCGGTGGACGAGGGCGTGAGCCTGGCGAACCTGAAGTCGCTGCTGCACGAGTTCGCCGAGCGCTTCTTCGAGCGCAAGGTGGAGGTGCGGTTCCGCGCCTCGTACTTTCCCTTCACCGAACCTTCCGCGGAAATGGACGTGCGCTGGGGCGACGGCGGCTGGCTGGAGATCCTGGGCTGCGGAATGGTGCACCCGGAGGTATTGCGCCACGGCGGCGTGGACCCCGAGCGTTATACGGGTTACGCGTTCGGCATGGGCGTGGAGCGCATGGCCATGCTGCGCTATGGCGTCAAAGACATCCGCCGCTTCTTCGAGAACGACATCCGCTTCCTGGGGCAGTTCGCGCCATGA
- the rplT gene encoding 50S ribosomal protein L20, producing MARVKRGVTTHARHKKVLKKAKGYQGARSRSYRVARQAVTKAGQYAYRDRRQRKRNFRALWIMRINAAARQHGMSYSRFMSGLRKAEIELDRKVLAHIAVHYREAFADLAKRAAAA from the coding sequence ATGGCCAGGGTCAAACGTGGCGTCACGACGCATGCAAGGCACAAGAAAGTCCTGAAGAAGGCCAAGGGCTATCAGGGCGCGCGCAGCCGCTCCTACCGGGTGGCGCGCCAGGCCGTCACCAAGGCCGGCCAGTACGCCTACCGGGACCGGCGTCAGCGCAAGCGCAATTTCCGCGCGCTGTGGATCATGCGCATCAACGCCGCGGCGCGGCAGCACGGGATGTCGTACAGCCGTTTCATGAGCGGATTGCGAAAGGCGGAAATCGAACTGGACCGGAAGGTCCTGGCCCATATCGCGGTGCATTACCGGGAGGCGTTTGCCGATTTGGCGAAGCGCGCGGCGGCGGCCTGA
- the rpmI gene encoding 50S ribosomal protein L35 translates to MPKQKTNRGAAKRLRRTGGGSFKRARSHLNHILTKKSSKRKRKLGSPATVAKADVENAKRLLPYA, encoded by the coding sequence ATGCCAAAGCAGAAAACCAATCGCGGCGCGGCCAAGCGCCTGAGGCGCACCGGGGGCGGCTCGTTCAAGCGCGCCCGCTCGCACCTCAACCACATCCTCACCAAGAAGAGCAGCAAGCGCAAGCGCAAGCTGGGCTCTCCCGCCACGGTGGCGAAAGCGGACGTGGAGAACGCCAAGCGGCTTCTCCCCTACGCATAA
- the infC gene encoding translation initiation factor IF-3: protein MNIAQKKRILRNEEIEAYELRVIGEDSKQIGVMNREDALRTAQERGLDLVEVDPNATPPVCKILDYGRYVFEQNKRAHAARKRQKQIQVKEIKLRPGTDKGDYDVKLRNVLRFLEHGDKTKITLRFRGREMVHQDLGAKLLERVREDLSEVALVEQEPKLEGRQLTMVMAPRKKN, encoded by the coding sequence ATCAATATCGCTCAAAAGAAGCGGATTCTTCGCAACGAGGAGATCGAAGCCTACGAGCTTCGCGTAATCGGCGAGGATTCCAAGCAGATCGGCGTCATGAATCGCGAGGATGCGCTTCGTACCGCCCAGGAGCGAGGTCTCGACCTCGTTGAAGTGGACCCCAACGCCACCCCTCCCGTTTGCAAGATACTCGACTACGGACGCTACGTATTCGAGCAGAACAAGCGGGCGCACGCGGCAAGGAAGCGGCAGAAGCAGATTCAGGTCAAGGAGATCAAGCTGCGTCCCGGCACGGACAAGGGTGATTACGACGTCAAGTTGCGCAACGTGTTGCGGTTTCTGGAGCACGGCGACAAGACCAAGATCACCCTGCGCTTCCGTGGACGGGAAATGGTGCACCAGGACCTGGGCGCGAAGTTGCTGGAGCGGGTGCGCGAGGACCTGAGCGAAGTCGCGCTGGTGGAACAGGAGCCGAAACTGGAAGGGCGGCAGCTCACGATGGTGATGGCGCCGCGCAAGAAGAATTGA